A window of the Candida orthopsilosis Co 90-125, chromosome 1 draft sequence genome harbors these coding sequences:
- a CDS encoding adhesin-like protein, with amino-acid sequence MRFFETLLFAITWLTLQVAAAPVNKRFFAPSSPAFSLIAIHNGTTFNSNLVKFNGSAIKLGSDDKAFFGTIQADKGYILNLPFTNNSNETSTVNVAVSNKTHLLSTTTKNGSASEHFGITNGWLSYLNSTQFLACPETASNATSNSTSNSTIEYDLFSNPLNKTKCETGKGYDVKLLVQLSVPISFSPESNSFGFFKRDNIVKRFIDKLFK; translated from the coding sequence ATGAGattctttgaaactttATTATTCGCCATCACTTGGTTGACTTTGCAGGTTGCTGCTGCTCCAGTAAACAAGAGGTTTTTCGCCCCATCTTCACCAGCTTTCTCTTTGATTGCTATACACAATGGTACTACcttcaattcaaacttgGTTAAATTTAATGGTTCTGCTATCAAATTAGGTTCAGACGACAAGGCTTTCTTTGGTACTATTCAAGCTGACAAAGGTTACATTTTGAACTTACCATTCACCAACAACTCCAATGAAACTTCAACTGTTAATGTCGCTGTTTCCAACAAGACTCACTTGCTTTCGACCACCACCAAGAATGGATCCGCTAGTGAACACTTTGGTATCACCAATGGATGGTTGTCATACTTGAACTCAACTCAATTTTTGGCTTGTCCAGAAACTGCTTCAAATGCTACTTCTAACTCCACCTCAAACTCAACCATTGAATATGATCTTTTCTCAAACCCATTGAACAAGACAAAGTGTGAAACTGGTAAAGGTTATGATGTTAAGTTGTTGGTTCAATTGAGtgttccaatttcattctCACCAGAATCTAACTCTTTTGGATTTTTCAAGAGAGACAACATTGTCAAGAGAtttattgacaaattgttcaaatag
- a CDS encoding Rpa34 protein (S. cerevisiae homolog RPA34 has role in transcription of nuclear rRNA large RNA polymerase I transcript, RNA elongation from RNA polymerase I promoter and localizes to DNA-directed RNA polymerase I complex), giving the protein MAPTNYKSSEYVDDSDLEEDQEQVFEPPKHYHKLSHPSKSLPKAKDKEIWLIKTPKDFPLEKLKTLPIAFTKNRVAEPFDISGSSYQVEEELNPAASSSIIPTTEINNKHTIFKAKHNSYKPTDLKISRFYNIKEVVNIPQIDFDKARAPREDVPQLKRLRMRHYPTGYGEKDFEITYDGDSDVEEGKAIKKTKVEDEATHKEVHNDSKHNKEKKEKKDKKEKKEKKSKKDH; this is encoded by the coding sequence ATGGCTCCTACAAACTACAAGTCCAGCGAATACGTCGATGACTCCGATCTAGAAGAAGATCAAGAACAAGTCTTTGAACCTCCGAAGCATTATCATAAACTTTCACATCCATCAAAAAGCTTACCCAAAGCCAAAGATAAGGAAATATGGTTGATCAAAACACCCAAAGACTTCCCccttgaaaaattaaagacTTTGCCTATTGCTTTCACGAAGAATAGAGTTGCTGAACCATTTGATATAAGTGGGTCATCATACCAAGTAGAAGAAGAACTAAACCCGGCTGCTTCATCTTCGATTATTCCCACAACTGAAATAAATAACAAGCATACCATATTCAAAGCTAAGCATAACTCATATAAGCCAACTGACCTTAAAATTAGCCGCTTTTATAATATCAAAGAAGTTGTCAATATTccacaaattgattttgataaagcCAGGGCCCCCAGAGAAGATGTTCCTCAGTTGAAGAGATTGAGAATGAGGCATTACCCTACGGGATACggtgaaaaagattttgaaattacatATGATGGTGACTCTGACGTAGAAGAGGGTAAAGCTATTAAAAAGACGAAAGTCGAAGACGAAGCAACACACAAGGAAGTTCACAACGATTCAAAACACAACaaggagaagaaagagaagaaagacaagaaggaaaagaaggagaaaaagtcaaagaaAGACCATTAA